One genomic window of Columba livia isolate bColLiv1 breed racing homer chromosome 9, bColLiv1.pat.W.v2, whole genome shotgun sequence includes the following:
- the CLDN16 gene encoding claudin-16 isoform X2, which translates to MRFFLQYVGCFFAFLSTGFLIVSTWTDCWMVNADDSLEVSTKCRGLWWECVTNVFDGIQTCDEYDSIYAEHPVKLVLTRAMMITADILAGFGFLFLILGLDCVKFLPDEPLIKLRICLVSGVMLLIAGLPGITGSVWYAIDVYVERSSLVFHNVFLGIQYKFGWSCWLGMAGSLGCFLSGALLTCCMRLFRGYRQNWGLT; encoded by the exons ATGAGGTTTTTCCTCCAGTATGTGGGCTGCTTTTTCGCTTTTCTCTCTACTGGGTTTTTGATAGTATCTACCTGGACAGACTGCTGGATGGTGAACGCTGATGATTCCCTGGAG GTGAGTACAAAATGCCGTGGACTGTGGTGGGAATGTGTCACAAACGTTTTTGATGGGATCCAAACTTGTGATGAGTACGACTCCATCTACGCCGAGCACCCTG TGAAGCTGGTGCTGACCCGAGCCATGATGATCACAGCAGATATCCTGGCAGGATTTGGATTTCTCTTCCTCATCCTGGGGCTGGACTGTGTGAAATTCCTTCCTGATGAGCCGCTCATCAAGCTGCGCATCTGCCTGGTGTCTGGAGTTATGTTGCTCATCGCAG gTCTCCCGGGCATTACCGGCTCGGTGTGGTACGCCATTGACGTCTATGTGGAGCGCTCCTCTCTGGTCTTCCACAACGTGTTCCTGGGCATCCAGTACAAGTTTGGCTGGTCGTGCTGGCTCGGCATGGCGGGGTCACTCGGCTGTTTCTTATCTGGGGCCCTGCTCACCTGCTGCATGCGTCTCTTCAGAG GGTACAGGCAGAATTGGGGACTTACCTGA
- the CLDN16 gene encoding claudin-16 isoform X1 — MRFFLQYVGCFFAFLSTGFLIVSTWTDCWMVNADDSLEVSTKCRGLWWECVTNVFDGIQTCDEYDSIYAEHPVKLVLTRAMMITADILAGFGFLFLILGLDCVKFLPDEPLIKLRICLVSGVMLLIAGLPGITGSVWYAIDVYVERSSLVFHNVFLGIQYKFGWSCWLGMAGSLGCFLSGALLTCCMRLFRETSSGRFHSAYSLRKGYSSAETIVTNVHLPSSQTATAKMYAVDTRV; from the exons ATGAGGTTTTTCCTCCAGTATGTGGGCTGCTTTTTCGCTTTTCTCTCTACTGGGTTTTTGATAGTATCTACCTGGACAGACTGCTGGATGGTGAACGCTGATGATTCCCTGGAG GTGAGTACAAAATGCCGTGGACTGTGGTGGGAATGTGTCACAAACGTTTTTGATGGGATCCAAACTTGTGATGAGTACGACTCCATCTACGCCGAGCACCCTG TGAAGCTGGTGCTGACCCGAGCCATGATGATCACAGCAGATATCCTGGCAGGATTTGGATTTCTCTTCCTCATCCTGGGGCTGGACTGTGTGAAATTCCTTCCTGATGAGCCGCTCATCAAGCTGCGCATCTGCCTGGTGTCTGGAGTTATGTTGCTCATCGCAG gTCTCCCGGGCATTACCGGCTCGGTGTGGTACGCCATTGACGTCTATGTGGAGCGCTCCTCTCTGGTCTTCCACAACGTGTTCCTGGGCATCCAGTACAAGTTTGGCTGGTCGTGCTGGCTCGGCATGGCGGGGTCACTCGGCTGTTTCTTATCTGGGGCCCTGCTCACCTGCTGCATGCGTCTCTTCAGAG AGACCAGCTCTGGAAGATTCCACTCTGCCTACTCCTTGAGGAAAGGCTATTCCTCAGCTGAGACAATCGTAACAAATGTGCATTTGCCATCTTCTCAAACAGCTACTGCCAAAATGTATGCAGTGGACACAAGAGTGTGA